The following coding sequences are from one Actinomycetota bacterium window:
- a CDS encoding glutamate synthase subunit beta, whose amino-acid sequence MGSPTGFQKIERQERGYLPVEERRKNYREFSIPLTDEAVAKQGSRCMDCGVPYCHVGCPIGNIIPDWNDLVYRGDWREAVDVLHSTNNFPEFTGRVCPALCEEACTLNLHDAPVTIRTIEYAIIEKAWQNRWIDPKIPGRHTDRRVAVIGSGPSGLAAAQQLSRAGHQVEVFEKNAKIGGLLRYGIPDFKLEKSVIDRRLAQMQAEGVEFRVNSHVGVNVPVERLVSKYDALVLAAGCEKPRDLLIPGRDLDGIHFAMSFLTLQNRRVGREFPGDLEQITAEGRHVVVIGGGDTGADCVGTANRQGAASVTQLELLPRPPEHPDKMLIWPNWPTKLRTSTSHEEGCERLWSVATTSFEGSAGRVETLRGIGVDWKQVDGRWVMTQVAGSEFALQTDLVLLATGFVSPVHEGLLEQLGVELDRRGNVAADTDNYATSVPGVFAAGDMRRGQSLVVWAINEGRRCARAVDEYLMGHSDLPC is encoded by the coding sequence ATGGGCTCACCGACAGGATTCCAGAAGATCGAACGCCAAGAGCGTGGCTACCTGCCGGTGGAGGAGCGCCGGAAGAACTATCGCGAGTTCTCGATTCCATTGACGGACGAGGCGGTGGCGAAGCAAGGATCCCGCTGCATGGACTGTGGCGTCCCGTACTGCCATGTTGGCTGTCCGATCGGCAACATCATTCCGGACTGGAACGACCTCGTATATCGGGGCGACTGGCGCGAGGCCGTCGACGTGCTGCATTCGACGAACAACTTCCCCGAGTTCACCGGCCGGGTCTGTCCGGCACTCTGCGAGGAGGCGTGCACACTCAATCTCCACGATGCACCGGTGACCATCAGGACGATCGAGTACGCGATCATCGAAAAGGCCTGGCAGAACCGGTGGATCGACCCCAAGATCCCCGGAAGACACACCGATAGACGCGTCGCGGTCATCGGGTCGGGGCCCTCCGGTTTGGCCGCGGCGCAGCAGTTGTCCCGGGCGGGCCACCAGGTCGAGGTGTTCGAAAAGAACGCCAAGATCGGCGGCCTTCTCCGCTATGGGATCCCGGATTTCAAGCTCGAGAAGTCGGTTATCGACCGTCGGCTGGCGCAAATGCAGGCAGAGGGTGTCGAGTTCCGTGTCAACAGCCATGTCGGCGTAAACGTGCCGGTGGAACGCCTCGTCAGCAAATACGACGCACTGGTATTGGCGGCCGGGTGTGAGAAGCCCCGAGATCTCCTCATCCCTGGGCGCGATCTCGACGGGATTCATTTTGCGATGTCATTCTTGACCCTGCAGAACCGAAGGGTCGGCCGCGAGTTCCCCGGTGATCTGGAACAGATCACCGCCGAAGGCAGGCACGTTGTGGTCATCGGCGGTGGCGACACCGGCGCCGACTGTGTCGGAACCGCGAACCGGCAGGGTGCTGCCTCCGTCACGCAACTGGAGCTCTTGCCCCGGCCTCCGGAGCATCCCGACAAGATGCTCATCTGGCCCAACTGGCCGACGAAGCTGCGAACGTCCACATCTCACGAGGAGGGTTGCGAGCGTTTGTGGTCGGTTGCCACCACTTCGTTCGAAGGCTCGGCCGGACGAGTCGAGACGCTGCGAGGTATCGGAGTCGACTGGAAGCAGGTCGATGGGCGATGGGTGATGACCCAGGTCGCCGGAAGCGAGTTCGCGCTGCAGACGGATCTCGTCCTGTTGGCAACAGGGTTTGTCAGCCCCGTCCACGAGGGCCTACTCGAGCAACTCGGTGTCGAGCTCGATCGGCGTGGGAACGTGGCGGCGGACACCGACAACTATGCAACGAGCGTGCCCGGTGTCTTCGCTGCCGGAGACATGCGTCGTGGCCAATCGTTGGTGGTATGGGCCATCAACGAGGGTCGCCGGTGTGCGCGGGCGGTCGACGAGTACCTGATGGGTCACAGCGACCTTCCCTGCTGA
- the gltB gene encoding glutamate synthase large subunit, with the protein MKRKEQQIQQAAGLYQPVLDHDSCGIGFVADIKGRKSHQIITQGLTVLANLTHRGAVGADPLAGDGAGMLLQIPDGFFRPEMAAQGVCLPEPGTYGVGLIFLPQDPVDRVVCENLLTELVIREGQKLLGWRDVPVDSSCLGESVRPIEPVIRQLFIGRGENIVDADHFDRKLYVIRKQAHVQLEKRAPYLIRRGEFYVTSMSARTITYKGMMLAKRLAVYYKDLADERTESALALIHQRFSTNTSPSWRLAQPFRYLCHNGEINTVQGNVNWMMARRQNMSSEIIGDDLEKLWPLIGDGASDSATFDNALDLLLAGGYPLGHAMMLMIPEAWADNPLMDGGRKAFYEYHAALMEPWDGPAAVAFTDGRQIGATLDRNGLRPARYFVTDDDLVVMASEMGVLDIPEEKIVKKWRLQPGKMLLIDLEQGRIIDDAELKNSLSGAKPYRQWLDETQIHIAELPPEVAAMGPDAGTLRTTQKAFGYTREDIEFFLKPMASEGKDPIGSMGRDTPPAVLSDRPKMLYDYFKERFAQVTNPPIDPIREETVMSLVSLIGPRPNLLDLNTGGTHKRLEVTHPILTNVDLERIRRIENHVDDAFRTRKLTICYPAREGAAGMRQALERLCDRAIETVREGRNILILSDRRLEVERIAIPALLATAAVHHHLIWAGLRTEVGLVVETGEARQVHDFCLLGGYGAEAINPYLAFDSIHALVDELPGSPSPEEAERRYINALNKGMLKVMSKMGISTFQSYCGAQIFDAVGLNTEFIQRYFTGTPSVIEGIGLDEIAAETVRRHEAAFGTKTYLTPGLDVGGDYAFRLQGEVHVWTPETISTLQHSVRSGDYDLFQKYTAMVNDQTHKLKNLRGLFELDFLDEPIPLDEVEPASEIVKRFATGAMSFGSISWEAHTNLAIAMNRLGAKSNTGEGGEEPSRYVPLENGDSMRSAVKQVASGRFGVTTEYLVNADDIQIKMAQGAKPGEGGQIPGYKVNEWIAKVRHSTPGVGLISPPPHHDIYSIEDLKQLIFDLKNVNPTARISVKLVSEVGVGTIAAGVAKAHADHVLISGNEGGTGASPLTSVMQAGSHWEIGLSEAHQTLVANGLRGRIAIQTDGGIRTGRDIVIAALLGADEVGFGTAALISEGCIMMRKCHLNTCPVGVATQDPELRKLFPGKPEHVVNFFMFVAEETREIMARLGFRTFAEMIGQSDRIRAKDAIEHWKAQGLDFSKVLFKPRPGPGVAISNTGEQRHSLHRALDNVLIEKAMPALEHRRAVSIETSVNNTNLSIGAMLSGEVARRYGHAGLPDDTIHIKLHGTAGQSFGAWLAHGITLHLEGDANDYVGKGLSGGRIIIETEPSGPFVPRENIIIGNTVLYGAISGDCYFNGGAGERFAVRNSGAIAVVERIGDHGCEYMTGGCVVVIGKAGRNFGAGMSGGIAYVIDDAGDFEQRVNHHMVEIERVTPDNDVPLEVSDNPTPEELLADPLRHDVWRLKTLIARHARLTNSSRAEEILDHFDEYLTRFFKVVPVEYRRALQQRTPTVERV; encoded by the coding sequence ATGAAGCGTAAAGAACAGCAGATTCAGCAGGCGGCAGGACTCTACCAACCTGTCCTCGACCACGATTCGTGCGGCATCGGGTTCGTCGCCGACATCAAAGGCCGTAAGAGCCACCAGATCATCACCCAGGGGCTGACGGTCCTGGCGAACCTCACGCACCGCGGCGCAGTCGGGGCGGACCCGCTGGCGGGTGACGGTGCCGGGATGCTGCTCCAGATACCCGACGGTTTCTTCCGGCCGGAAATGGCGGCACAGGGGGTCTGCCTTCCTGAACCCGGTACCTATGGGGTTGGACTGATCTTTCTGCCACAGGATCCCGTCGACCGCGTCGTGTGTGAGAACCTCCTGACCGAACTGGTGATACGCGAGGGCCAGAAGCTGCTCGGGTGGCGCGACGTTCCCGTGGACTCATCGTGCCTTGGTGAGAGTGTCAGGCCCATCGAACCGGTGATACGCCAGCTGTTCATCGGCCGCGGCGAAAACATCGTCGACGCCGATCATTTCGACCGCAAGCTGTACGTGATTCGCAAACAGGCCCATGTCCAGCTGGAGAAACGCGCTCCCTATCTCATACGACGAGGCGAGTTCTACGTGACCTCGATGTCGGCCAGAACCATCACGTACAAGGGCATGATGCTGGCCAAGAGACTCGCCGTGTACTACAAGGACCTCGCCGATGAGCGGACCGAATCGGCTCTTGCCCTCATCCACCAGCGGTTCTCGACGAACACATCCCCGTCGTGGCGCCTGGCACAGCCGTTCCGCTATCTGTGTCACAACGGCGAGATCAATACGGTCCAGGGCAACGTCAATTGGATGATGGCTCGCCGGCAGAACATGTCGTCGGAGATCATCGGTGACGACCTCGAGAAGCTGTGGCCCCTGATCGGAGATGGGGCGTCAGACTCGGCGACGTTCGACAATGCACTCGACCTGTTGCTGGCGGGCGGATATCCCCTCGGTCACGCCATGATGCTGATGATCCCCGAGGCGTGGGCGGACAACCCGTTGATGGACGGCGGGCGCAAGGCCTTCTATGAGTATCACGCCGCCCTCATGGAGCCCTGGGACGGGCCCGCCGCCGTTGCCTTCACCGACGGCAGGCAGATCGGCGCCACCCTCGATCGCAACGGGCTCCGCCCGGCCCGCTATTTCGTCACCGATGACGACCTCGTCGTGATGGCGTCGGAGATGGGCGTACTCGACATCCCTGAGGAGAAGATCGTCAAGAAGTGGCGTCTCCAACCCGGCAAGATGCTGCTGATCGATCTCGAGCAGGGCCGCATCATCGACGATGCGGAACTCAAGAACTCTCTCTCCGGGGCGAAGCCGTACCGACAATGGCTCGACGAAACCCAGATCCATATCGCCGAACTTCCGCCCGAGGTCGCTGCCATGGGACCGGACGCGGGAACCCTGCGCACTACTCAGAAGGCCTTTGGCTATACCCGTGAGGACATCGAGTTCTTCCTGAAGCCGATGGCCTCCGAAGGCAAGGACCCCATCGGGTCGATGGGCCGTGATACTCCCCCGGCGGTGCTGTCCGACCGTCCCAAGATGCTGTACGACTACTTCAAGGAACGATTCGCCCAGGTCACCAACCCTCCGATCGATCCGATCAGGGAGGAGACGGTGATGTCACTGGTATCTCTGATCGGGCCCCGACCGAACTTGCTCGATCTCAACACCGGTGGCACCCACAAGCGCCTGGAGGTCACACACCCGATCCTCACCAATGTGGACCTGGAACGCATTCGTCGCATCGAGAACCACGTCGACGATGCCTTCCGGACCCGCAAGCTGACCATCTGCTATCCGGCCCGCGAAGGCGCCGCCGGTATGCGCCAGGCGTTGGAGAGACTGTGTGATCGGGCCATCGAGACGGTACGCGAGGGTCGCAACATCCTCATCCTGTCCGACCGGCGCCTGGAGGTGGAGCGGATTGCCATACCGGCCCTGCTGGCGACCGCAGCCGTTCACCACCATCTGATCTGGGCCGGTCTGCGAACCGAAGTGGGACTGGTCGTCGAGACCGGTGAGGCCCGCCAGGTTCATGACTTCTGCCTACTCGGTGGCTACGGCGCCGAGGCCATCAATCCGTACCTTGCATTCGACAGTATCCATGCTCTCGTCGACGAGCTGCCCGGCAGCCCATCCCCGGAAGAGGCCGAGAGGCGCTATATCAACGCGCTCAACAAGGGCATGCTCAAGGTGATGTCGAAGATGGGTATTTCAACGTTCCAGTCCTACTGCGGTGCCCAGATCTTCGATGCCGTCGGCTTGAACACCGAGTTCATCCAGCGGTACTTCACGGGCACTCCCTCAGTGATCGAGGGTATCGGCCTCGACGAGATCGCTGCCGAGACCGTCCGGCGCCACGAGGCCGCCTTTGGCACGAAGACATATCTCACCCCCGGTCTCGATGTCGGTGGCGACTATGCGTTCCGGTTGCAGGGCGAGGTGCACGTCTGGACCCCGGAGACCATCTCCACGCTCCAGCACTCGGTCCGATCCGGTGACTATGACCTCTTCCAGAAGTACACCGCAATGGTCAACGACCAGACCCACAAGCTGAAGAACCTGCGGGGACTCTTCGAACTCGATTTCCTCGACGAACCGATTCCTCTCGATGAGGTCGAGCCGGCCTCCGAAATCGTGAAACGCTTCGCGACCGGCGCCATGTCGTTCGGGTCGATTTCCTGGGAGGCCCACACGAATCTCGCGATCGCGATGAACCGGCTCGGCGCCAAGTCGAACACGGGCGAGGGTGGCGAGGAGCCGAGCAGGTACGTTCCCTTGGAGAACGGCGACTCCATGCGGTCCGCCGTCAAGCAGGTCGCGTCGGGTCGCTTCGGAGTGACGACCGAGTATCTGGTAAACGCCGACGACATCCAGATCAAGATGGCTCAAGGTGCCAAGCCAGGCGAAGGTGGCCAGATTCCCGGTTACAAGGTGAACGAGTGGATCGCCAAGGTGCGCCATTCCACGCCGGGTGTCGGCCTGATCTCACCCCCGCCCCACCACGACATCTATTCGATCGAGGACCTCAAGCAGCTCATCTTCGACCTGAAGAACGTCAACCCGACAGCCCGCATCAGCGTGAAACTGGTGTCCGAGGTCGGTGTCGGCACGATTGCCGCCGGTGTCGCCAAGGCGCACGCCGACCATGTCCTCATCTCCGGCAATGAGGGTGGCACGGGCGCCAGCCCTCTCACCTCGGTGATGCAGGCAGGCTCGCACTGGGAGATCGGTCTGTCCGAGGCACACCAGACCCTGGTCGCCAATGGACTGCGGGGACGGATCGCCATTCAGACCGACGGTGGCATCCGCACCGGCCGGGATATCGTGATTGCGGCGTTGCTGGGGGCGGACGAAGTGGGTTTCGGGACCGCCGCTCTCATCTCCGAGGGCTGCATCATGATGCGCAAGTGCCACCTCAACACTTGCCCGGTCGGAGTGGCCACCCAAGACCCAGAGCTGCGCAAGCTCTTTCCCGGCAAACCGGAGCATGTCGTCAACTTCTTCATGTTCGTCGCGGAAGAGACCCGAGAGATCATGGCCAGGTTGGGCTTCCGCACCTTTGCCGAGATGATCGGTCAGAGTGATCGTATCCGCGCAAAGGACGCGATCGAGCATTGGAAGGCTCAGGGTCTGGACTTCTCCAAGGTCTTGTTCAAGCCTCGGCCCGGGCCCGGTGTCGCCATCAGCAACACCGGAGAACAACGGCACTCACTACATCGGGCTCTCGACAACGTTCTCATCGAGAAGGCGATGCCGGCTCTCGAACACCGCCGAGCGGTCTCGATCGAGACCTCGGTGAACAACACGAACCTTTCCATCGGCGCAATGCTGTCGGGCGAGGTGGCCCGTCGATACGGCCACGCCGGTCTCCCCGACGATACGATCCACATCAAGCTGCACGGGACCGCCGGACAGAGCTTCGGCGCCTGGCTGGCTCACGGCATCACGCTCCACCTCGAAGGGGACGCCAACGACTACGTCGGCAAGGGGCTGTCGGGCGGCCGCATCATCATCGAGACGGAGCCATCCGGCCCGTTCGTCCCACGCGAGAACATCATCATCGGCAACACCGTGCTGTACGGAGCCATCTCCGGCGACTGCTACTTCAACGGCGGAGCCGGGGAGCGATTCGCCGTCCGGAACTCCGGCGCCATTGCGGTCGTCGAGCGAATCGGCGACCACGGCTGCGAGTACATGACCGGGGGCTGCGTCGTCGTGATCGGCAAGGCCGGCAGGAACTTCGGCGCCGGGATGAGCGGCGGGATCGCCTACGTGATCGACGATGCCGGCGATTTCGAACAGCGAGTCAATCACCATATGGTCGAGATCGAGCGAGTCACACCTGATAACGATGTCCCACTCGAAGTCTCCGACAACCCCACTCCGGAGGAGCTTCTCGCCGATCCGCTGCGACACGACGTGTGGCGGCTGAAGACCCTCATCGCCCGCCATGCCCGCCTCACCAACAGTTCCCGGGCAGAAGAGATCCTCGATCACTTCGATGAGTACCTGACCCGGTTCTTCAAAGTGGTGCCGGTGGAGTATCGGCGGGCGTTGCAGCAGCGCACACCGACGGTGGAGCGCGTGTGA
- a CDS encoding NAD(P)/FAD-dependent oxidoreductase, with translation MSDAKTTVILGGGIGGVVAATSLRKELPEQHRVIIVDRERDHLFAPSLLWLMTGQRTVREIGRPLERLARKGIEVAHGEIERIEPEERRVHVVDRSLEDDPVSGRPGSGRRDLDADYLIVSLGVELAPGSIPGLAEAGHNFYTLANAKSLRDALEAFDGGRIIVLTATPAYKCPAAPYEAAMLIKDYCRKRGIGDKSRVDLYTAEPAPMGVTGPEVSAGVRRMVEDNGIGYYPRHQVIRVDAQARRIVFDNDAHADFDLLAYVPPHRAPRVVREAGLVDDSGWIPVDRNTMDTQFRDVYAIGDVTVIPLMMGKPLPMAGVFAEHQAAVVAQNIAREITGKGEPVRYDGYGECFIETGGGRAGFGRGDFYTEPTPQIKLHKAGRRWHLGKVLFEKNWFRRRF, from the coding sequence ATGAGCGATGCCAAGACCACCGTGATTCTGGGTGGTGGAATAGGCGGAGTGGTAGCGGCGACATCGCTGCGTAAGGAGTTGCCTGAACAGCATCGAGTGATCATCGTCGACCGCGAACGCGACCACCTGTTCGCTCCATCCTTGTTGTGGCTCATGACCGGACAACGCACCGTTCGCGAAATAGGTCGTCCCCTCGAGCGGCTCGCCAGGAAAGGCATCGAGGTCGCACACGGTGAGATCGAGCGGATCGAACCTGAAGAGCGCCGCGTACACGTCGTCGACCGATCTTTGGAGGATGATCCTGTCTCGGGCAGGCCTGGCAGTGGACGCCGGGATCTGGATGCCGACTACCTCATTGTGTCACTCGGTGTCGAACTTGCCCCCGGCAGCATCCCGGGCCTGGCAGAAGCCGGGCACAACTTCTACACGCTGGCCAACGCCAAGAGCCTCCGCGACGCCCTCGAGGCCTTCGATGGTGGACGGATCATCGTCCTCACGGCGACCCCCGCCTACAAGTGCCCGGCGGCACCGTATGAAGCAGCGATGCTCATCAAGGACTATTGCCGTAAGCGAGGAATCGGTGACAAGAGCCGAGTTGACCTGTATACCGCCGAGCCCGCACCCATGGGCGTCACCGGCCCCGAAGTATCAGCAGGGGTACGCCGGATGGTTGAAGACAACGGGATCGGCTACTACCCCCGACACCAAGTCATACGGGTTGACGCTCAAGCGCGACGCATCGTGTTCGACAATGACGCACACGCAGACTTCGATCTGCTCGCCTATGTGCCACCCCACCGCGCTCCACGCGTTGTCCGTGAGGCCGGTCTTGTCGACGATTCGGGTTGGATCCCCGTGGACCGCAACACGATGGATACGCAGTTCCGCGATGTGTACGCGATTGGGGATGTGACCGTGATTCCCCTCATGATGGGAAAGCCTCTACCCATGGCAGGAGTATTCGCCGAACACCAGGCGGCAGTGGTCGCGCAGAACATCGCCAGAGAGATCACCGGAAAGGGTGAACCGGTACGGTACGACGGATACGGCGAATGCTTCATCGAGACAGGCGGCGGCAGAGCAGGTTTCGGCCGTGGCGACTTCTACACCGAACCCACCCCTCAGATCAAGCTCCACAAGGCCGGCCGCCGCTGGCACCTCGGAAAGGTGCTCTTCGAGAAGAACTGGTTCCGTCGACGGTTCTAG
- a CDS encoding metalloregulator ArsR/SmtB family transcription factor, translating into MKTGRAVKDGLYEQFARIGKAVANSKRIELLDLLCQGERSVEVLAKAAAMGVTNTSAHLRVLREARLVETRREGTRVFYRLADETVCGFFFSLRDLARDRYAEVDQVMRDYFEARDELDPVGKEELLSRADDGDVIVLDVRPGEEYEAGHIPGAISVPLNELERRLASLPRDAEIVAYCRGPYCVLAPQALELLHRHGFRARRLEEGLPEWRQAGLPVAVGKEPQG; encoded by the coding sequence CTGAAGACGGGCAGAGCGGTCAAGGACGGTCTCTATGAGCAGTTTGCTCGCATCGGCAAGGCGGTTGCCAATTCGAAACGCATCGAGCTGCTCGATCTTCTCTGTCAGGGTGAGAGAAGCGTCGAGGTTCTGGCGAAGGCAGCGGCGATGGGTGTGACGAACACTTCTGCCCACCTGAGAGTGCTTCGCGAAGCCCGGCTGGTCGAGACTCGCAGGGAGGGAACGAGGGTCTTCTATCGCTTGGCCGACGAGACGGTGTGCGGCTTTTTCTTCTCGCTTCGTGACCTGGCCAGGGATCGTTACGCGGAAGTGGACCAGGTGATGCGCGACTACTTCGAGGCTCGGGACGAACTCGACCCTGTGGGAAAGGAGGAGTTGCTCTCCCGCGCCGACGACGGCGATGTGATCGTGCTGGATGTTCGCCCTGGTGAGGAGTACGAGGCGGGCCATATTCCCGGAGCGATCTCAGTGCCGCTCAACGAACTCGAGCGGAGGCTGGCGAGTCTGCCTCGGGACGCCGAGATCGTCGCCTACTGCCGGGGACCGTATTGCGTTCTTGCTCCCCAGGCTCTGGAGCTGTTGCATCGTCACGGATTCCGGGCGCGGCGTCTCGAGGAGGGGCTCCCCGAGTGGCGCCAAGCGGGACTGCCAGTGGCCGTGGGAAAGGAACCGCAAGGATGA
- a CDS encoding 3-isopropylmalate dehydrogenase gives MAKHRIAVIGGDGIGPEVTAEALKVLSVAAERFSFAVETTEYDLGSALYRATGEVLPDSIEAELDDHDAILLGAVGSPDVPPGVLERGLLLRLRFDFDLYINLRPVKLYPGVPSPIADLTPDRCDLVVVRENTEGLYVGAGGTLRRGTSGEVATQESINTRRGVERVVRYAFSEAERREGRLTLCHKTNVLVYAGDLWTRTAEEVSADFPEVTLDYVHVDAMCLYLVTEPERFDVVVTDNLFGDIITDLGAAVQGGMGLAASGNLNPPGDHPSMFEPVHGSAPDIAGRGWANPVASVLSAAMCLASLGETDAARAVESAASTVLSELGSMSGPEMGATTAQIGDRIAARVATD, from the coding sequence ATGGCCAAACATCGAATCGCGGTGATCGGAGGCGACGGGATCGGACCTGAGGTCACCGCCGAGGCACTGAAAGTCCTCTCGGTGGCGGCGGAACGATTCTCGTTCGCCGTCGAGACCACCGAGTACGACCTGGGAAGCGCCCTCTACCGTGCGACAGGAGAGGTCCTCCCCGACTCGATCGAGGCGGAGCTCGACGACCACGACGCCATCCTGCTGGGCGCGGTCGGTAGCCCCGATGTTCCTCCCGGCGTGCTCGAGAGGGGCCTGCTGCTACGACTCCGATTCGACTTCGACCTGTACATCAACCTGCGTCCCGTGAAGCTGTATCCGGGGGTTCCTTCACCGATCGCCGACCTGACTCCGGACCGCTGCGACCTCGTGGTGGTCAGGGAGAACACCGAAGGGCTCTATGTGGGTGCGGGAGGGACGCTGCGAAGGGGAACCTCCGGCGAGGTGGCAACCCAAGAGTCGATCAACACTCGCCGGGGTGTCGAACGGGTGGTCCGCTACGCGTTCTCCGAGGCGGAGCGACGCGAGGGAAGACTGACGTTGTGTCACAAAACCAATGTCCTCGTCTACGCCGGCGACCTGTGGACCAGAACGGCGGAGGAGGTTTCGGCAGACTTCCCGGAGGTGACGCTCGACTACGTCCACGTCGATGCCATGTGCCTCTACCTGGTGACGGAGCCGGAGCGGTTCGACGTGGTCGTGACCGACAACCTGTTCGGTGACATCATCACCGACCTGGGGGCCGCCGTCCAGGGTGGGATGGGATTGGCTGCCAGCGGCAATCTCAACCCTCCCGGCGATCACCCGTCGATGTTCGAACCGGTTCATGGCTCGGCGCCGGACATCGCCGGGAGAGGTTGGGCGAACCCGGTCGCATCGGTCCTCTCGGCCGCCATGTGCCTGGCATCCTTGGGTGAGACCGATGCCGCCCGTGCGGTCGAATCGGCGGCGAGTACGGTCCTGTCCGAGCTTGGGTCGATGAGCGGACCCGAGATGGGCGCCACGACGGCACAGATCGGCGACCGTATCGCGGCGAGGGTGGCGACCGACTGA
- a CDS encoding 2-isopropylmalate synthase → MSDRLILFDTTLRDGEQAPGIALSPDEKVAIAQQLAKLRIDVIEAGFAASSPGDFEAVSRIAESVRGPVIASLARAHPDDIDQAWDALRGADQARIHVFMSTSQVHMEKMLRMTPDEVLAASAEGVERARSYCDDVEFSPQDATRTDPDFLIAVCKAAVAAGATTINIPDTVGYALPTDFAELIRRVYAEVRDDHDDVIISVHCHNDLGLAVANSLAAISAGARQIEGAINGIGERAGNTSIEEVIMAVRTRSDRFNVTVGADSTQIFETSRLVSRLTGYPVQYNKAVVGRNAFAHEAGIHQHGVLRDRLTYEIMDAASVGQEGGQIILGKHSGRAGFADTLTKMGITLEDEAFGKAFERFKQLADRKIHITEDEIRAIIEDEVHQPMQSTKLVGLHVAGGNEVTPRAVVRLKMNGAEKEFTGEGDGMVHAAFAAIRQAFDLDATLVDYRVVPVTSGADAMAEVNVVVRVGDGAYSGRSVSTDVVEGSAEAFVSALDKASWQV, encoded by the coding sequence ATGTCCGACCGTTTGATCCTCTTCGACACCACCCTGCGTGACGGGGAACAGGCACCAGGGATCGCCCTTTCCCCAGATGAGAAAGTAGCCATCGCCCAGCAGCTCGCGAAGCTGCGCATCGACGTGATCGAGGCCGGCTTCGCAGCGTCCTCCCCTGGCGACTTCGAAGCCGTCTCCCGTATCGCCGAGAGCGTACGGGGACCGGTCATCGCCAGCCTGGCGCGGGCTCACCCGGACGACATCGACCAGGCCTGGGATGCGCTCCGTGGCGCCGACCAGGCCCGCATCCACGTCTTCATGTCCACCTCGCAGGTACACATGGAGAAGATGCTGCGCATGACGCCCGACGAGGTGCTCGCCGCGTCGGCCGAGGGTGTGGAGAGAGCCCGGAGCTACTGTGATGACGTCGAGTTCAGCCCACAAGATGCCACCCGAACCGACCCCGACTTCCTGATCGCCGTGTGCAAGGCAGCGGTCGCAGCAGGCGCAACCACCATCAACATTCCCGACACCGTCGGCTATGCGCTGCCCACCGATTTTGCGGAGCTCATCCGCCGGGTGTACGCGGAAGTCCGAGACGACCACGACGACGTGATCATCTCGGTCCATTGCCACAACGACCTGGGGCTGGCCGTGGCCAACTCGCTGGCGGCGATCTCCGCCGGAGCCCGCCAGATCGAAGGGGCCATCAACGGCATAGGCGAACGTGCAGGCAACACCTCGATCGAAGAGGTGATCATGGCGGTGCGGACCCGATCCGACCGCTTCAACGTCACGGTCGGAGCCGACAGCACCCAGATCTTCGAGACCTCCCGGCTGGTCTCGCGACTCACCGGCTACCCGGTCCAGTACAACAAGGCGGTCGTGGGACGCAACGCCTTCGCACACGAGGCGGGCATCCACCAGCACGGCGTCCTGCGGGACCGTCTCACCTACGAGATCATGGACGCCGCCTCCGTCGGCCAGGAGGGCGGCCAGATCATCCTGGGGAAGCACTCGGGGAGGGCCGGCTTCGCCGACACGCTCACCAAGATGGGGATCACTCTGGAGGACGAGGCGTTCGGCAAGGCGTTCGAGCGGTTCAAGCAACTCGCCGACCGCAAGATCCACATCACCGAGGACGAGATCCGGGCGATCATCGAGGATGAGGTCCACCAGCCGATGCAGTCCACGAAGCTTGTCGGGCTCCACGTAGCCGGAGGCAACGAGGTCACACCTCGGGCAGTGGTGCGGTTGAAGATGAACGGAGCCGAGAAAGAGTTCACCGGCGAGGGGGACGGCATGGTGCACGCGGCTTTCGCCGCGATTCGCCAGGCGTTCGATCTCGATGCGACGCTCGTCGACTACCGCGTCGTCCCTGTGACCTCCGGGGCGGACGCCATGGCAGAGGTGAATGTCGTGGTCAGGGTCGGGGACGGTGCCTACTCGGGACGAAGTGTCTCCACCGACGTGGTCGAAGGCTCCGCGGAGGCGTTCGTATCGGCACTCGACAAGGCATCCTGGCAGGTTTGA